A single Venturia canescens isolate UGA chromosome 1, ASM1945775v1, whole genome shotgun sequence DNA region contains:
- the LOC122419367 gene encoding uncharacterized protein, with protein MCENYINNKKTPLRNSKSANKPFRSPLTTVLTPKHSKESPNNSSIQSPLEKDATPKRSIIGQCRQPIKRRRIDNLVICHLPKLKTDDEFSSDAQIVDLEKRISTKNKQRDNLKRSLQYIGQHKTEDLLMEIKKWRTATKEALLEFHKNIREKTLETVSMRQVLTMLGISEKIVELTEDEDDST; from the exons atGTGCGAGAATTAcataaacaacaaaaaaactcCCCTGAGAAACAGCAAATCAGCAAACAAACCCTTCCGTTCGCCTTTGACTACGGTTTTAACACCAAAGCACAGCAAAGAGAGTCCAAATAATTCCTCGATTCAATCTCCTTTAGA aaAAGATGCAACACCAAAACGTTCGATTATTGGTCAGTGTCGTCAACCGATCAAAAGACGACGAATTGATAATTTAGTGATATGCCATTTGCCAAAATTGAAGACtgatgatgaattttcttcagATGCTCAAATTGTTGATTTAGAGAAGAGGATAAGTACAAAAAATAAGCAACGTGATAACCTCAAACGATCTTTACAATACATTGGACAG CACAAAACAGAAGATCTGCTAATGGAAATTAAGAAATGGAGAACAGCTACTAAGGAAGCTCTTTTAGAATTCCATAAAAACATCAGAGAGAAAACATTGGAGACCGTATCAATGAGACAGGTTCTCACGATGCTTGGCATCTCTGAGAAAATAGTGGAATTAACAGAAGATGAAGATGATTCAACCTAG
- the mRpS18C gene encoding 28S ribosomal protein S18c, mitochondrial, translated as MAAHIMRGIDKLTKRLSFIPHRSIGNVVNSKIFDVATSDDQPIAMENPFKKEQQQCILCKLNITPDYKNVRLLSQFQSVYTGRIYGKHITGLCEAKQKKVEAEILKAQNAGLMGYYQKDVKYAKDPKIFDPNNPFRPHKY; from the exons ATGGCTGCACACATAATGCGTGGTATTGATAAGTTAACAA AAAGGCTATCGTTTATACCACATCGTTCAATTGGGAATGTTgtcaattcgaaaattttcgatgtcGCTACGTCAGACGATCAA CCAATTGCGATGGAAAATCCATTCAAAAAGGAGCAACAGCAATGTATTCTCTGTAAACTCAATATCACACCAGACTACAAGAATGTGAGACTTTTATCGCAGTTCCAAAGTGTCTATACGGGCAGAATTTACGGGAAACATATAACAGGTTTATGCGAAGCAAAACAAAAGAAGGTCGAGGCTGAGATCTTGAAAGCTCAAAATGCAG GTTTAATGGGATACTACCAAAAGGATGTTAAGTACGCCAAAGatccaaaaatatttgatcctAATAACCCCTTCAGACCACATAAATACTGA
- the PIG-L gene encoding N-acetylglucosaminyl-phosphatidylinositol de-N-acetylase — MLDFESLVNFLSQQTNEIGRWWWWYVMEISWQLIAGVVAYFFVCGILYVLMKKVSHQAWQLPGPPSRILLVTAHPDDEIMFFGPMLYSLVSLPATKIYLLCFTIGGDKRRKEELWSCTKILGIPESGVTILMNSELPDDPTVQWSSDVVAERILQHIEMYKINAVVTFDKHGVSGHKNHKSLFYGIALLCIEGKVPSYCKLYILESVNIFRKYSWLLDLPISLMSSSYWYLVTYEQRKLLKKAMAAHRSQYVWFRKLYMIFSRYTFINTLQEVNALDLELDLQFEDD, encoded by the exons ATGTTGGATTTCGAGAGTTtagtaaattttttaagtcaaCAAACAAACGAGATTGGACGATGGTGGTGGTGGTACGTCATGGAAATATCCTGGCAATTGATTGCTGGTGTTGTagcatatttttttgtttgtggCATTCTCTATGTCCTGATGAAAAAAGTGAGTCATCAAGCTTGGCAGTTGCCTGGCCCACCGTCCAGAATTCTCCTCGTTACAGCTCATCCGGATGACGAAATTATGTTCTTTGGACCCATGCTATATTCGCTCGTCAGTCTTCCTGCCACCAAAATTTATCTTCTGTGCTTCACGATCG GTGGAGACAAAAGAAGGAAGGAAGAGTTATGGTCGTGTACCAAAATTTTGGGCATCCCAGAATCTGGTGTCACCATTTTAAT GAATTCAGAGCTACCTGATGATCCCACAGTACAATGGTCGAGCGATGTAGTGGCTGAAAGAATACTGCAACATATAGAAATGTATAAAATAAATGCAGTCGTGACTTTTGATAAACATGGAGTGAGCGGtcataaaaatcataaatctCTTTTCTATGGAATCGCCTTACTGTGCATAGAAGGGAAAGTTCCTTCCT ATTGTAAATTATATATATTAGAGTCCGTTAACATATTTAGAAAATACTCTTGGCTATTGGATCTTCCCATAAGTTTGATGTCTTCTTCATACTGGTATTTGGTTACTTACGAGCAAAGAAAACTACTTAAA AAAGCTATGGCTGCCCATCGTTCTCAGTACGTTTGGTTtcgaaaattatacatgattTTTTCACGCTACACGTTTATCAATACGCTGCAAGAGGTGAACGCTCTGGACTTGGAGTTGGATCTTCAATTTGAGGACGATTGA